The following are encoded together in the Lathyrus oleraceus cultivar Zhongwan6 chromosome 3, CAAS_Psat_ZW6_1.0, whole genome shotgun sequence genome:
- the LOC127131713 gene encoding heat shock 70 kDa protein-like — protein MWIWKSTQHCSVLGGLQVHSCFDEGERTRASDNNLLGSFTLSGIPPSPRGYSFNVCFAIDENGILTVSATDNSTGNMNEITINHYKESLSTKKIKKALEEGEKYKVEDEKFLRKASVMNALDLSVYNMKNALKSDDNLKLTPQESEKINDAITMGMNLLDGNSREKDIGFLEGHQKKLDNLLKLIKAKTSNENNHKFSLFRYSFW, from the coding sequence atgtggatttggaaatctactcaaCATTGTTCCGTACTCGGTGGACTGCAAGTTCATTCTTGCTTTGATGAGGGTGAAAGAACTAGAGCCAGTGATAACAATCTGCTCGGTTCTTTTACTCTTTCAGGTATTCCTCCTTCACCTCGCGGCTATAGTTTCAATGTATGTTTTGCTATAGATGAAAATGGTATTTTGACTGTTTCTGCTACGGATAACTCCACCGGCAATATGAATGAGATTACCATAAACCACTACAAAGAAAGTTTATCtactaaaaaaattaaaaaagcGCTTGAAGAAGGTGAGAAGTACAAGGTGGAAGATGAGAAATTTTTAAGAAAGGCCAGTGTAATGAATGCATTAGATTTAAGTGTTTATAATATGAAGAATGCTTTAAAGAGTGATGATAATTTAAAGCTGACCCCTCAAGAAAGTGAGAAGATCAACGATGCAATCACTATGGGCATGAATTTGCTTGATGGGAATAGCAGAGAGAAAGATATTGGTTTTCTTGAGGGTCATCAGAAGAAGCTGGACAACCTGTTGAAACTTATTAAAGCCAAAACCAGCAATGAGAATAACCATAAATTTTCTTTATTTAGATATTCTTTTTGGTGA
- the LOC127131714 gene encoding heat shock cognate 70 kDa protein has product MAKKEKSYEGCAVGIDLGTTYSCVAVWLDEHNRVEIIHNDQGNRITPSFVSFKDDQRLIGDAALHQAASNPTNTVFDAKRLIGRKFSDSVIQNDLNLWPFKVISGVHDKPMIVVQYKGEEKHFCAEEISSMVLRKMREVAEKFVEFPVKNVVVTVPAYFNDSQRKATIDAGAMAGLNVIRMINEPTAAALAYGLNKRTKCAGENNIFVFDLGGGTFDASALTIKDNVFQVKATAGNTHLGGEDFDNRMVNYFVEELKRKNKIDISGNPKSLRRLRTACERAKRTLSFVSVTTIEVDYLFQGFDFSSSITRAKFEEISADLFKECMEIVKSCLVDAGMNKSNVNDVVIVGGSSRIPKVQQLLQEYFNGKDLCMSINPDEAVAYGAAVQAALLSKGFQNVPNLVLRDVAPLSLGMVTIGDVMSVVIPRNTCIPVKITKSFLTVKDNQSQVLIEVYEGERTRASDNNLLGSFTLSGIPPSPRGYSFNVCFAIDENGILTVSATDNSTGNMNEITINHYKESLSTKKIKKALEEGEKYKVEDEKFLRKASVMNALDLSVYNMKNALKNDDNLELTPQESEKINNAITMGMNLLDGNSREKDIGFLEGHQKKLDNLLKLIKAKTSNENNHKFSLFRYSFW; this is encoded by the exons ATggcaaaaaaggaaaaaagttaTGAAGGTTGTGCTGTGGGAATAGACCTTGGCACAACATATTCTTGTGTAGCTGTGTGGCTTGATGAACACAATAGGGTTGAGATCATTCACAATGATCAAGGCAATAGAATTACACCTTCTTTTGTTTCTTTCAAGGATGATCAAAGGCTCATTGGTGATGCTGCTTTGCATCAAGCTGCTTCTAACCCAACCAATACAGTCTTTG ATGCTAAAAGGTTAATAGGGAGGAAGTTTAGTGATTCTGTtattcaaaatgatttgaatttgtggCCATTCAAAGTCATTTCTGGTGTCCATGACAAACCCATGATTGTTGTTCAATACAAGGGTGAAGAGAAACACTTTTGTGCTGAGGAAATATCATCTATGGTCCTCAGAAAGATGCGTGAAGTTGCAGAGAAATTTGTAGAGTTCCCGGTAAAGAATGTTGTTGTTACTGTGCCGGCTTATTTCAATGATTCTCAACGAAAAGCCACCATAGATGCCGGTGCCATGGCTGGCCTTAATGTTATACGGATGATTAATGAACCAACAGCTGCTGCTCTTGCATATGGCCTTAACAAGAGAACAAAATGTGCTGGTGAAAACAATATTTTTGTCTTTGATCTTGGTGGTGGCACTTTCGATGCGTCTGCCCTAACAATAAAAGACAATGTCTTTCAAGTTAAGGCCACTGCCGGAAACACTCACCTAGGAGGAGAAGATTTTGATAACAGAATGGTCAACTACTTTGTAGAAGAACTAAAGAGAAAGAACAAAATTGATATTAGTGGTAATCCAAAATCCTTGAGGAGGTTGAGAACTGCATGTGAAAGGGCAAAAAGGACGCTCTCGTTTGTTTCTGTCACCACTATTGAGGTAGACTATTTATTCCAAGGCTTCGACTTTTCTTCGTCGATAACTCGTGCCAAGTTTGAAGAAATCAGTGCAGACCTTTTTAAAGAGTGTATGGAGATCGTCAAGAGTTGTCTTGTGGATGCTGGGATGAATAAGAGTAATGTAAATGATGTTGTGATTGTTGGCGGGTCTTCTAGGATTCCCAAAGTGCAACAACTATTGCAGGAATATTTCAACGGAAAGGATCTGTGCATGAGTATCAACCCTGATGAGGCAGTTGCTTATGGAGCCGCTGTACAGGCTGCTTTGTTGAGTAAAGGCTTTCAAAATGTTCCAAACTTGGTGCTCCGTGATGTTGCACCATTGTCTCTTGGTATGGTAACAATAGGAGATGTCATGAGTGTGGTGATTCCTAGGAACACTTGCATTCCCGTCAAGATTACAAAAAGTTTTTTAACAGTGAAAGATAATCAATCTCAAGTCTTGATTGAGGTTTATGAGGGTGAAAGAACTAGAGCCAGTGATAACAATTTGCTCGGTTCTTTTACTCTTTCAGGTATTCCTCCTTCACCTCGCGGCTATAGTTTCAATGTATGTTTTGCTATAGATGAAAATGGTATTTTGACTGTTTCTGCTACGGATAACTCCACCGGCAATATGAATGAGATTACCATAAACCACTACAAAGAAAGTTTATCtactaaaaaaattaaaaaagcGCTTGAAGAAGGTGAGAAGTACAAGGTGGAAGATGAGAAATTTTTAAGAAAGGCCAGTGTAATGAATGCATTAGATTTAAGTGTTTATAATATGAAGAATGCTTTAAAGAATGATGATAATTTAGAGCTGACCCCTCAAGAAAGTGAGAAGATCAACAATGCAATCACTATGGGCATGAATTTGCTTGATGGGAATAGCAGAGAGAAAGATATTGGTTTTCTTGAGGGTCATCAGAAGAAGCTGGACAACCTGTTGAAACTTATTAAAGCCAAAACCAGCAATGAGAATAACCATAAATTTTCTTTATTTAGATATTCTTTTTGGTGA